The Lycium ferocissimum isolate CSIRO_LF1 chromosome 8, AGI_CSIRO_Lferr_CH_V1, whole genome shotgun sequence DNA segment TTTGCTTTATCAACTTCTATCCCTTTTGCAGTGATTTTACGTCCTAAAACAATTCCCTCAGTAACcataaaatgacatttttccaATTAAGAGTTAAGTTTGTCTCTTCACATCTTTTAAGAACTAGGGTCAAATGGTGAAAACAATCTTcaaatgtttttccaaaaagtgtgaaatcatccataaaaatCTCCAAAAACTTTTCATGCATGTCCGAAAAAATTGCAGACATGCAGCGTTGAAATGTGGCAGGTGCATTGCACAAACCAAATGGCATTCTCCTGTAGGCATATGTTCCACGGGGACATCTGAAAGTTGTTTTATCCTTATCTTCCGGtgcaattggtatctgattatAACCTGAATATctatcaagaaaattataaaacttatatcCTGCTACTCTTTCCaacatttgatcaataaaaggtAAAGAAAAATGATCCTTTCTGGTTGCATCATTAGGACGTCTGTAATCAATATAGACTCTCCATCCTGTAACAGTTCTTGTAGGTATGagtccattattttcattttttatgacAGTCATGCCTCCTTTTTTTGGTACCACCTGAACAGGACTTACCTACGGACTGTCAGAAATGGGGTAAATGATACTTGCTGCTAGTAGTTTTATTATCTCATTTTTTACCACTTCTTGCATTGCAGGAATCAATCTCCTTTGAGGTTGGATCATTGGTTTGTAGCTATCTTCCATGAGGATTCTGTGTGTACAAATAGCTAGATTAATCCCTTTGATGTCGGCTGCAGTCCACCCTAAGGCTCCTTTATGTGCTCGTAGTACTTCAATCAAACTATCTTCCTGTTCTGCAGTCAAAGAAGATGAAATAATTATTGGAAATAATTCTTGCTccagataatcatactttaaaTGAGATGGGAGAATTTTGAGTTCAATTTTTGGTTGAACTTCTTCTGGTTGCATCTCATCAACCACTGAATCTTTCTCCAATAACTTAGCTTCTTCTTTTATGTTGGGATCATCATTCTCTGTGGTGCCTGATGTGACCAAGCATCTTTCAATTGAGTCTGAAATTAATTGATCATTTTTGTATACATCTGTAAGGTCACTAATCATGTCAATCGAAAATCACGAAGATGATATCTCATCTCCTAAAAATCTTAGTATCTTTTGCATATCAAAAATGACTCTTTCTTTGTCTATTCTCAAAATCAGTTGTCCTTGATGGACATCTATGATTGCTCTACCTGTAGCAAGAAATGGTCTACCCAAGATTATTGGTTCAGCAGGACATTCCTCCATTTCAAGTACTATAAAATCTACAGGGA contains these protein-coding regions:
- the LOC132066434 gene encoding uncharacterized protein LOC132066434 is translated as MISDLTDVYKNDQLISDSIERCLVTSGTTENDDPNIKEEAKLLEKDSVVDEMQPEEVQPKIELKILPSHLKYDYLEQELFPIIISSSLTAEQEDSLIEVLRAHKGALGWTAADIKGINLAICTHRILMEDSYKPMIQPQRRLIPAMQEVVVPKKGGMTVIKNENNGLIPTRTVTGWRVYIDYRRPNDATRKDHFSLPFIDQMLERVAGYKFYNFLDRYSGYNQIPIAPEDKDKTTFRCPRGTYAYRRMPFGLCNAPATFQRCMSAIFSDMHEKFLEIFMDDFTLFGKTFEDCFHHLTLVLKRCEETNLTLNWKNVILWLLRELF